A genomic window from Algoriphagus sp. Y33 includes:
- a CDS encoding MoxR family ATPase, producing the protein MENTELTALKELVGKIPQLKKEIAKVIVGQESVIEEIIITLLAGGHCLLEGVPGLAKTLMVNSLSQGMEMGFKRIQFTPDLMPGDILGTEILEEDHETGKKFFQFNRGPIFANMVLADEINRTPPKTQAALLEAMQEKVVTYGGQHHPLPAPFLIIATQNPIEQSGTYPLPEAQLDRFLLYIKLGYPSEQEELDILEKTTGTYKGKPDPVFSATDILNLQKLTREVHIDSQLLAYINKLIRATRPDKSEIQTVIDYVEWGAGTRAGQALILCAKARALVKGRYAVTPEDIKTLAFPVLRHRLSLHFRAEAENIQADAVIAKILEALPIHASK; encoded by the coding sequence TTGGAAAACACAGAATTAACAGCATTAAAAGAGTTGGTGGGAAAAATCCCCCAACTCAAAAAAGAGATTGCAAAAGTCATCGTCGGTCAGGAGTCTGTGATCGAAGAGATTATCATTACACTGCTGGCCGGAGGACATTGCCTGCTCGAAGGGGTGCCTGGCTTGGCAAAAACGCTGATGGTGAATTCGCTTTCCCAGGGAATGGAGATGGGTTTCAAACGAATTCAATTCACACCGGATTTGATGCCGGGAGATATCCTGGGGACGGAGATTCTGGAAGAAGACCATGAGACAGGCAAGAAGTTTTTCCAGTTCAACAGGGGGCCTATTTTCGCCAATATGGTTTTGGCAGATGAGATCAACCGGACTCCGCCCAAAACCCAGGCCGCATTGCTGGAAGCCATGCAGGAAAAAGTAGTGACTTACGGTGGACAACACCATCCGCTTCCAGCTCCTTTTTTGATTATCGCTACACAAAACCCTATAGAGCAATCAGGAACCTATCCGCTGCCGGAAGCACAGCTTGACCGCTTTCTTTTATACATCAAATTAGGCTATCCATCCGAACAGGAGGAACTGGATATCCTGGAAAAAACAACCGGGACATATAAAGGCAAGCCTGACCCGGTTTTTTCCGCCACGGATATTCTGAATTTACAGAAACTGACCAGAGAGGTCCACATTGACTCTCAGCTGCTTGCTTACATCAATAAGTTAATTCGAGCTACCCGTCCTGATAAGTCAGAAATTCAAACCGTTATAGACTATGTGGAGTGGGGGGCAGGTACCCGTGCAGGTCAGGCTTTGATTCTTTGTGCCAAAGCCCGGGCACTGGTGAAAGGGCGCTATGCGGTCACTCCCGAAGATATCAAGACACTGGCTTTCCCGGTATTAAGACATAGACTCTCGTTACACTTTCGGGCGGAGGCTGAGAATATTCAGGCTGATGCGGTCATCGCCAAAATCTTAGAAGCATTGCCTATCCATGCAAGCAAGTAA
- a CDS encoding DUF58 domain-containing protein — MQASNLEIIKLNNLKLAAKLISEQLKNGVHLGKRVGVGSEFEQYRYYEPGDDPKRIDWKYFSRSGKYMIKESQTESHLHIRMMLDLSGSMNYEENGIGRLAYAKNLIASLSYLAHQQGDSLSYFTCQDGKVVQKVSASPKAFQRMLYYLEEETAAGSWPIGKQDFPVLKSRQKELVILVSDFLQKDDEWLDIVEQMRHPKKEIVLFQILGKQEEEFDLKGNFNFKDLESDHTVILDHKAIEKNYNESIKNYLSDFKKSLLLPQVHFFQVRLTDSISGVISKFLSQRSLS, encoded by the coding sequence ATGCAAGCAAGTAACCTCGAAATCATCAAACTCAATAACTTGAAGTTGGCCGCTAAACTTATCAGCGAGCAGCTCAAGAACGGCGTGCACCTGGGCAAACGCGTGGGAGTGGGATCTGAGTTTGAGCAGTACAGGTACTATGAGCCCGGGGATGATCCCAAGCGGATTGACTGGAAGTACTTCTCCCGCTCCGGTAAGTACATGATCAAAGAATCGCAGACAGAAAGCCATTTGCATATCCGTATGATGCTTGATCTATCGGGATCGATGAATTATGAGGAAAACGGAATTGGACGTCTGGCATACGCTAAAAACCTCATTGCGTCGCTTTCCTACTTGGCACACCAGCAAGGAGACTCATTGAGCTATTTTACGTGTCAGGATGGAAAAGTCGTCCAGAAGGTCTCTGCCTCACCCAAGGCATTTCAGCGCATGCTATACTATTTGGAAGAAGAAACAGCGGCCGGATCCTGGCCGATAGGGAAGCAGGACTTTCCTGTTTTGAAAAGCAGGCAGAAAGAACTGGTAATTCTGGTTTCCGATTTTCTGCAAAAAGATGATGAGTGGCTGGACATCGTGGAGCAAATGCGGCATCCGAAAAAGGAGATTGTGCTCTTTCAGATTTTGGGAAAGCAGGAAGAGGAATTTGATTTGAAGGGCAATTTCAACTTTAAGGATTTGGAGTCAGACCATACCGTAATTTTGGATCATAAGGCGATAGAGAAAAACTATAATGAATCCATAAAGAACTATTTATCAGATTTTAAGAAGTCATTACTTCTACCACAAGTTCATTTTTTTCAGGTGCGATTGACAGATTCTATTTCCGGAGTAATCAGCAAATTTCTCTCCCAACGATCCCTCTCCTGA
- a CDS encoding BatA domain-containing protein, giving the protein MQFLQPILLWGLLGISIPILIHLWQGRKGQVLHWAAMHWLSKEESSVAKGFRLENILVLLLRILMLVLLVLLLSQVFIPILKNMPEERVIHLVQPTAQVVEEFKFELQQALEKGDEVYWADENLTPIEDLNYFKSKDKISNIQASLDLIPSDASALHLYLANSQNGLNSDFYLSPLKPFLYLGSADLTTSQKKLIAVEGGKMLKVDPSGVVIPSSEENETAVSIGLEKEDFGYYLGDVSSTEREFINASLEAIWDVYGFGFVEKEKIDEASLIFDRIPPSEKDRVKLYFISDRFSFSEQSNLVAFSEQLDFEHAEVVQTGKLPEVILEAFLEFSGVEKKDAPLSHAQVAGRFLVGQHKDEGKKANLNLLLLGLFMLCFGAERYFANKKGL; this is encoded by the coding sequence ATGCAGTTTCTTCAACCCATATTGCTTTGGGGTTTGCTGGGAATCAGCATTCCAATCCTGATTCACCTGTGGCAGGGAAGAAAAGGTCAGGTGCTCCATTGGGCAGCGATGCATTGGCTTTCCAAGGAAGAAAGCTCCGTTGCCAAAGGTTTCCGTCTGGAGAATATCTTGGTGCTTCTGCTGAGGATTCTTATGCTTGTGCTACTGGTGTTACTGCTTAGTCAGGTGTTTATCCCAATCCTGAAAAACATGCCCGAAGAACGGGTCATTCATTTGGTACAGCCAACTGCGCAAGTGGTGGAAGAGTTTAAATTTGAACTTCAGCAAGCCTTGGAAAAGGGTGATGAAGTCTATTGGGCGGACGAAAACCTCACACCAATTGAAGATTTAAATTACTTTAAATCAAAAGATAAAATAAGCAATATTCAAGCTTCACTTGATCTTATTCCAAGCGATGCATCAGCTCTTCATCTATACTTGGCTAATTCCCAAAATGGGTTGAACTCAGATTTTTACCTTAGCCCTCTCAAACCATTTCTTTATTTGGGAAGTGCTGATTTGACAACCTCCCAAAAAAAGCTTATTGCAGTAGAGGGAGGAAAAATGCTTAAAGTTGATCCAAGTGGAGTGGTGATCCCCAGTTCGGAGGAAAATGAAACAGCAGTTTCAATTGGCTTGGAAAAGGAAGATTTCGGGTATTATCTGGGGGATGTTTCTTCCACCGAACGTGAATTTATTAATGCATCTCTGGAAGCAATTTGGGATGTGTATGGATTTGGCTTCGTAGAAAAGGAAAAAATCGATGAGGCAAGCCTTATTTTTGATCGTATTCCCCCATCAGAAAAAGATAGGGTTAAGCTCTATTTTATCTCGGATAGGTTCTCTTTTTCGGAGCAGTCCAATCTGGTAGCTTTTTCGGAGCAATTGGATTTTGAGCATGCTGAAGTGGTGCAGACTGGGAAATTGCCTGAGGTGATTTTAGAGGCATTTTTAGAGTTTTCGGGTGTGGAAAAGAAAGATGCTCCCTTAAGCCATGCCCAGGTTGCGGGCAGGTTTTTGGTAGGGCAACACAAAGATGAAGGCAAGAAGGCAAATCTTAATTTGCTTTTATTGGGGCTTTTTATGCTGTGTTTTGGAGCCGAACGATACTTCGCCAATAAGAAAGGGTTATGA